aaaactgtaataatatttgttaaagATGATagatttgaataatataaaatgtattttaatctaaatttatatatatatagaaaacctAGATGTGTAGGTCTAGCTCATCACGcctctctaaaaataaaaactcttgtCTACACACTTATACATtggttattagtttttttttttttcttttcttgtaagCATGTAGACATGACCTatcatttgctttttaaaataataaataatcttaaataaatttgtttaaaaatttaaataactcatcttaaataaatttatttatgacatCAAATAACCCAAAAGtggattgaaaaaacaaaaaacaacttaaattgATAAAACCTCTAAAGTCTAAATCAATCATttaaatcaaaactataaaCAACATATATTAGTTTAAGAaactaaaaatttgaatttttttagttaattggAACAAAACATTAACCCATCCAAAAACTAGTTGATTCAACTAAGTTTTGAGTATATATATTGAGCTTATCACGCCAAGTCCAAATCTAGTTGGATTAATATTGAAGGAACCATTTAGTAGGTGATCTAGTGGTAAAAATCTGGGatcaaaaaatttgtttttttttttgtgatttcaagTTCGAACCctgtggttgctaatatgataaCCATTGAAGGTttacataatcgttaacttcagggtctgTGGAATTAGTCGAATTATGCACAAGATGACCTGGATACCCATattaatcacaaaaaaaaaaaaaaacattaaaggaaaaaacatgaaaagttgtagattaataaaaataggtGACTCAGTAACCTAACAACATACACTCTTTTCTAGATTAATCCCAATCAAATCTAACAAGCTTCTCCCTCCAAGAATGTTTTGTTACTTTGATGGCGTTTGTCACCCTCTTGTTGATGAATCGCAACAATTTCGGTGAAAGTTAATGGTTTGATCTGGATGGAAAAGGATAAAGTATAAGGatcacattaacaaattaaaacgaTGAGGGGCTGGATCAGTAAAATCAAAATAGTTGAGGGACCAGCCAAAGCCATTTAACAAAATGTTATTGCAATAGCGCAATCGGACGATCACTAGTCCACCACCAAACTAGAAGGCTATCTTTACATGGACCTTTGATGATCCCATTGGATGAAACAAGCCTGGGCTTCTCTTGAGTGGGCTAGCCCATTTAGAATCGGaactttttttatacaaattaggCTCTCGATGCTAAGAGGACCGGAAGGTTGTTTTTTTACTCGGCCTCTGGGTTCCATCAGCTTGGTTGCAAAGTGACCAATTTCCTTTGcccaaaaaatatcaagaaaataaaagttatttgatTGAGTTGATTTCAGTCTACCTCTTTGAGATTTGAgacaaatttatgttttttttttttcctgttagaTTTTGATTGTTTCAGTACCCTCTTAAGTTTGAAAATTGAATCAattacaaagtttttttttttttgatgaaatagaactttttatgaataatttagtgagataaaatcttataCTTCTGTTTGGGAGCATGGTTACAAttgcttttaaaagtatttttcactcagaaatatattaaaataatatatattattttaaaattattttttatatcagtacatcaaaatgatttaaaaatactaaaaacatattaatttaaataaaaaaattaaatttttcaaaaatatttttgaaacacaaaaataaaaagaacttaaaaataaatacaaacatcataaaatagaatatataccaaacttaaaaattacacgGAAGGCGAAAgtacaaataaattatgatgctgattaaaaaaaaatacagaaatatTCTATGTTTTTAATTTCCTTGACGTGTCAAGCATTACATCATGTCTAAGTACGTCAGTGatgttaattgattttatgaaatatattattgCTTTGTTAATTGATGACTATGCTCTTGCAACAATATAAAAGCTTACAAGTTGTTTATCCTGAGACATTATAAGTTCTTGGTTTaagcttttaatattttatggttttctaatttaatttaatttaatttttaatgtaatcCACCAAACTAGCTAGCCGCATTAATTACCCAGGCGTGCTGTCGGGCACCGATCACAAGTCATAAAATCTGGGGCTCAGAAGAAGACACGAGCCACTTAACCATCTATCTGCTTAATCATTGGCTCTAATTAGAGATCAGATGAGCATGGAATTTTCTTCCTCAGGCAACTTGCTTAAAAATTGGTGTGGTGAAGTAATTCTCCACCAACAGCAAGAACGACAACAcgtttaaaattagaaaatttaaaattaaatttaaaaacagaagAAGTTATCACATATAAACAGCATTAGTACATAAACAAATTCAAGTACTATGATAATGAGACTTGAATATTATCCACTGGGCGCGTCGAAAGGCGCCATGTTTTTCAGAAACTCTTGTGGGATCACCGGCAAGAAACTTCGACGCTCTCGTGTTTTGTTCTTTATAAGGCAATAATGATAGCCGTGGGCCCCAAAAAAGACAAGTGTTTAGGGGAGGAGAGGCTAGTGGAGTTTAAGTTGGCAGGCGACACATGGCTAATGGATTCTTTAGATTTTTGCATGTTtgtgtatataatatataaattgtcGAGGTTGATGATCTATGGATAGTGCAAATGGTGTTTTTAGCCGAAAGGAGTGCAGGCTTTTCTTCTGGATTTGTACACATGGTGGGGAGGGGACCACAGATGGGAAAATTACAGGATGACACACTCATAGTTCGAGAGATTTCCGATCAGGTTTAGATTCTGTTCATAGAGGTAACCATGCCTAGCTATAGCTGCCCTAGGTAGCTtcatatctctctctctctctctctttacacacacacactgggATTCCAAATCGAAAGTTTCGAGTTAAAATCCTATATTACAAAGAGGGtagatgatgaattttttttaattaatgtaagtATTTTAGACAGTTTTATGTAtgtaattttaaagttaattattatgtagGTTTTCAATAACTTTGGGCAAACTTAAAattcatgattattaaaaaacaaattcaaaacctgattaattaagttatttttcaaggtTCAGAGTAAAATGATAATtcttttactatataaaaaaaaggtatttacTTCCCAATAGTTACAGGTTTGAGTCCCTTAATAGCTATTAGAAGTTTATTAATCATTGATTTCatgatttatataaattagtCGAGGTATCTATAAACtaatctaaataataataataataataataaaaaaaaaaaaaaaaaagcatcatctACCCTATTTGTAATATAGGATTTAAACTCCGAACTTTCGATTTGAAATCCAATAGGTTAAATGTATTGAAATGTtccaaaattatatatgtaaagaaaaatatgaagctGCCTAAGGCAGCTATAGCTAGCCATGGTtacttctaaaaaaagaaagaagaaaaaaagaggacagCCCACGATGTAacttgaactttatttttaggAACAGAAAAGGATACATCAATAAAATTGTACTTggcaattaaaaatattgatatattttaattttaattttttttaaaaaattattactttaaaatcattcaaaatacattaaaaataatcaaattaatattttttgcatttaaaaaaacaatttaaatacaattcataactcaatttttaactTTCTTGTATTTACACAATAACAAGCAATCTACCCAacctacaaaattaaaaatgttcaGTTATAATCATATAGTAGGTGACCTAAtagtaagaaattaaaatcaaatttttttttttttatggtctcAAGGTTCAAATCTTTGTGATTGTTAATATGATAGTCATTAAAgacttatatgatcgttaattttatggctcgtgggattagtcgaggtgtacTCAAACTGGTCCGAATACtcgtattaataaaaaataaataaataaaaaaaagtgtacaGTCATTCACTGTAGACTCTAAGGAGAACCATAGCTCAAAAAAATATGGGGGAAGCCTGCTGTAGTTATAGAGGCGGATGCAACTTCACTTGGTGGCCGAACATCATTTTTGTAATGGTGTTGGAAGCAATATGTTAAGCTCTTCCTGGTGGCTCAATGCCTATTGACAAAATGATAATGAGTCATCAgtggtctttaattttttttttttcttttctttttttccttcccttctCTGAATTTGTGGAGGCttgctaaaattaaaaggtattttatcattttatttttgtattaaatttaattttttatatattcttgattgctatttattttttttaattttttttaatttattttatttttttcaaatttatccctcacacatttgattttatttagtttttatatgaaatttggtcttattttttttgtttggatatttttcttaattggtttattttattgtattttatccctcaatatttagtttagttttattttcatatcaaatttaattcttattccttttgattgttttttttttttgaatttatagttttatttatttttctttctacgAGATTATCTCGATTCCATAACTAAGTCGCACATTTGATAAATTGACTTTGGGCAGATTCAgacaagtttttttgtttattttttttaaaaaaatcatttaacattttgatttgttgggaattgaattttagatttttttttttgcaaggttATCACGTAAGATCATGaagatattttaagaatattaggGGTAAATTTCCATTATATTGGAAAACATTCATTTTATGtagttaattattatcattttttttttttttgtttggcttatttgttattgccttttttttacctatattattaaattaattaatcttattaaaCTCGATTAAATTAAGTACAgagtttcatatttttcttgcttCTATAACATTATTGTAGCttgagcatttattttttatattaaaaaaaaaatttggctcCTAGTCTAGCGCGGCCACTAATACAGTTCATGATATTGAAGCTCAAACTTTGTAAGATTCAACTATACCCGtcacaaaagaaaattaattagagCTAAACAAAAATGGtacttcttttctctctctttttttctaaaatgaatAGGATTTGGTTAATGGCTGGGAAGTTTTTTCTTACGATTAGAAGGAAAAAGGTCCAAAATGGCTATAAACATTTTTCATATTTCGATGTATAATTAAGATTGTTACAAGTAGCATGGTCAAATATCACGGGGGTCAACAAAAATGACCGGTGAAGAAGATCCATGTTTCATCCAATCAGATTGTCCACATCTTCGATCAACGTCTAGTTTTTCATCAGCAAGCTTCTTGATGCACCACAAATCTTCAGCCCATGAAAATCTCCTCCAATGTGGGATCACCTCCCTAACTGGGTCCCTCTGGGCCACCTCAGCCACCACGGCCCCACACCCATCATCATCTCTAGCCATATTATGTGCAAATGCACATAGAGCCTTCATGAGCCTCGATGCATTTTTACCTTCCATGTGGAGTCCATACAAGAAATAAACACCAAATTGTCTAAATACATCAGGAAATGAAGGCAACCTTAGCCATGGCATCCAAGCATCTAACAACCTAGTACCTGTGCAACATGCATACGTTAATTTGGACACTCCCTTCACTTGTAATTTGAACACTTCCTTGGTGTTCCACACACTCATTAAGGCAAAACTTGAGGGCAGAATTCCCGTTTTTGGATCCCACTTGGGGAGAGCTTTTTTGGGCACGGCCATGAATGTACCCAGATTTAGCTTACTGGACAAAATCGTACCAATATCTTTTGGGAAAAATTCTGCATCGGCAAACACTCGACAATAAATCGCTCCGGCAAGTTTCGGGGGAAGTTGAATTATGGCAATGTCGGAGCCTAATGGCTTGTAATGGGCATGAACCGGTTGCACTAGCATGGTAAGAGTTCTGAATTTCGTGTAAAGGCATTTCCTGGTAAACAAATTGATAGAAGGTTCATTGGAGCAATCCGTGGCCATGTATGAATACTCTGCACCTTTTTGCTTGCACCATTCTTCGATTTCTTGAACCAATTTTGTGCCAATGCCAAGCCTCCTGCAACATTGCCAAATActaagaattaattaagaaaatacataaaagcGAGATGTAATTGTTTGTTGGTTTTTGTCCAATGCGAGCACAAAAGGTACTTGAGGTGGGTTCGTTTAAGCAAAAGTAGGGAACATTTTTGAAGATGACAAGGACcattatagatttaaaaaaagagagaatttgcGATCATGGTTTCATATATCTAAGCTTTTGCCCAAGTAACTAGGCATATTAATGGCATATGCTTGTAAatcaaaactattattatattgtatgaAGGAAGTGGATATATCGACATTAGTGGTGGACCATATTATATATTATGTCGAGTAAAGTAATTTTAATTGGTCACAAAGTGGAAACAAACAAGAAATCTAATTGTCTTAAAGCTTTTTTCTAAGATAAAGGAAGTCTTTGCATTGGATACATGTGTCAATGCCAGGCTAGCTTGCATTTGCCTCATTCCATGATACGAGGAACAAATGTTCTCTCTTTATAGTCGAATCTAATCGTGTTTTGTGGGGTGGGAATGGTTCGTCGAAACCCACAAAAGTAATTCGAGAAAGAAACTGTTAAATCTCACAAAGTAGGGCTGCGAATTAGTCAGGTGCAGTGGCTAAGGAGAACCCACACAGCAAAAGAAAGGTTTTCTGGTGATAGTTTTGCCCTTTCCATGGAGCACTTTGTGCTCACCATAACCACCAAAAGGACACTTAAATCTTGTGAAAGTAACGTTTGTTTGATTGCACTTCTTATGCTGCTCTAATCAAGTAACGGAAGAGGGCCAATTAAATGCAAATGATTgcgaaaaacaaattaagaggtataaaacaatttcttgagagagaaagagagtgaCCTGTGAGAGGGAGAAACCCTTAATCCCAGAATATAAGCCAGCTTTACATAGCCTGAACTTTCTCTTGTCCTCACAGTATTTACACAGGCTCTTATCACCCCTGCTATCTCTCCTCCTTCACCACATTCAGCAACCTGTTTTAATGATAAGAACATGACTTTTGTCACTACAGAgtggaaaaaaggaaaaaggcaaTGCCTAACCACAATGCAAGCCTCCTCCTTCCTCTTCAGAAATACACCATGAAGCCACACACACattcaaacttgatttttgttGCTTAAATCTTGACCTACAGATTATGTGATCATGCAACATGGAATAATTTCTGTACGTTTCTCTTTTCACAAACTTGAGTGTCatgtaaaaaggaaaaaaagaagtggGACTAATGAGAATTGATGAATTACTACTTACTAGCATAACATGAGATGGAAAATGGCGAACTCGGCAAATTGGATCACCCATAAGGTCAGTAACCAGTGAATGCTTTCCCCTTTGGCCAACCTCAcaccttctttccatttccTCCACAGCCACCTTGTCTCTCCCTTCATCATACTCTCTCACCACCACAAAATTCTCCATCTCGCCGACCGGCAATGTTGGGAAATTGTCCGCAGCTATTCTTAGTGACATGGTGGGAAAAACAATTTTGTGTTAGCTAGCAATGTATAGAGACTACTGAGCTATAGAGCTCAAAGGTTCTCACAATATGTGTTTTCTCGACTATGTCACTTAGGCCTATATAATCTCCAGCTCCCCATATATTTATAGTAGTGGAGGTTCGGACGTGGCCCTCTTGATCATTTTCAGCGGTGAATTCCTTTTctagcaaatatatatatatattcactcaCATTCTCTCCATGAATAGCAGCAAGATGCATGTACTATATGCTTTTTTCTTGATGATCTATATCCATACATGCATACATATAATGATCCATATATATTTATGGTCGCAATTATTGATACATCAGGTGACTTTGTCTTTTATCATGTGCAATATATTACAATCAGATCATGCTGATGATTatatgatgatgaaattaatggcagataaacttttaaaaaaaaaaaccacagtgGGAATCGATATATACAAGTTCTATATACACCAATCACATGAGAGACTTCTACGATTAAGTTCGACAAGTCTGGCGTGGATTCTCCCAAGAAAAAAGTAGTTATCACAGGCATCAACCAATCACATGAAAGACTTCTACGATTAATGATTTATCCCGCAATCCGGGGCTAATTACAATTCGTCGATCAAGAATATTTTGGACTGGTGGTTATCATAGGCATAATTATTTCTTCGTATCAGCCGATTTTCGGGGTGGAGTAGATGATGGCTACAATATCTCTTCTTTTTAGTTAAACGGTGAAGCAAAATCTTTGTCCCTGTAGTAGCCgttccaaaaaataaacattatattaCTCGGTGTTCCACCAATTATTGGTGAAGGTGGTGAGAATCATGCCCGTCACCACGTTTTTGGTGAACATGTGAGATGTTCATGTGCTTGGAATGATAACCATCACCTTAATGCAAGAAAACTATccattcttaattaaatttagttatCTTAATGGCGATTGTGAAGCATCGAGACGTGTGTTGAGTGCTTAAGCACCCGGAAGGTTCCTTTCACTAAAAAGaagaattagaagaagaaataaatctAAGAGAGACTTGTCCTTATCCTTTGTTGAAGGCTGGTTTTTTCCCTAAACGTTAGAAACATGATGATGCAAGAAGAGTGGGTGGTAATTAAACCAATCCATTGTAGGAAGCTTTATCTAAAACATTCCGATTGATTTGTCCTGTGTGGATAGTGCAACTTACTGATGTTGTCACGGACAAGTTGGTCAAACAAGAAAAGCAATGCTGCTAACTATCATGAATCTGAAAGTTAAAAGGACGACAACCATACAGCAATTGATTTGAAATCCATCCATTGGCACATTTAAAATGATGGTAGATGTATTggaattccttttctttttttttttcttttttttctggatTGGGCTTGCGGTAGCATGGAGACACTTTGGAAGGGCGGACAGAACGCTTGGAGTGGTGtggtgtgtttatatatatataaccccaCTCCCAAGTAATTTTCAATCATAAAACTACCTAACTATTCCCTTGCATAGGTTTGGAGCATGTTGGAATATTATTTACTGTGCATGTATCggcacaatttgttttttatgtttaaaattatgttttaaaagcatgttttagtttgaaaaaatattaaattaatttttttttagtgtttttttttaagattttaatatatacatgttaaaaaaaaattatttaaatatatttttaaattaaaaatattttttaaaaatatcatacacttataatattaaatacacaATAAgataatacatataaatttactTGCAAGCTTTACTAATTATAGGATACACTCATTCAATCCGTAACTAAAGTAGCAAGAATTAACCAAAGGAGAAACTAAGTTATAAAcgagatgaaaataaaaggattaattaGGAAGGTTTATTTTTAACAAGAGGGACCAAACTTAatggattttaaaatatagataccaagtcatacttaattctaattaattattgaaaaggTTAATAATTCtaatgttgattttattttatttttatgataatcaaGACCAAATTTATATAagtatggtgttttttttaaaaaaaataataaataaattcttttagatattaccttaatattaaaatttaacagATCTAGAAATTGAACAAATCTCCGATTCAGTCAACCCTTTCAAATCTCTCACGTTGATATGGAAATGAGATTTATTATGCACATAGTGTCACTTCGACTTTCAGGAGTCTTAAGAAATTATTATGCTTttcgttaattaattaattaccagTACTTTTAATATTGCACCAATCAATCCATGGGAGATATTCAATGACGAACTCCAGCTGATTAGAATAGAATGATCAGTGCTTGAAAGAGATAATGATAAGAAGTCGAAGCATATTCTTGTTCAACATAACAACTGCTGCAGTAAGAAATTCACCTAGAtattgaagatatatatattattccatTATACTCTTCTTTGCATCTAACTTTTGAGATTTCCTGCAATCGTCTTTTCCATTTTCAAAGACCATGCAAGAATCTGTTAAAAATCATGCTCATCCCTGTTCTCCACTAAAATATCTCTAATCAATCTGCTCTTGCAAGACGAAGGAGACAACCTTTTTTCTCAATACGAACAGCTAGTTTTAATGATGTTTATGTAGTTGTGTCCCCTGAGCTCAGCTCACGTAAATGGCTATGAAATTCAATGAGCATTCGATCTGAGGAGTGGTTAGCCCAAGACTATGATCGATGGATGTTGAcccttttgaaattttcttgatGGGATCTGAAACCAGAGTCAATTCATCAATCACCtccaattttaatcttttacaCAGTTAATTTGCAGGTGATGAACCCTAGATAGGTGAGCTAGTAATCGTTGCTCAGGTAAGAGTTGGCATGGAAACTTACAACAGAGATAGCAAAAGGAGACGACACCCACTTGAAACTAAATTCCTTTCAAAGGGAAAAGTGAAGGAAACCATGAGAAATTAAGAAATCTCTTTCGCATCGTTTATCCTCGAGAATGAAGATCGATATGCATTCTGACGGGAGTGATATAAGGGAATAAATTAATAGCTATGATTTG
This genomic interval from Populus alba chromosome 1, ASM523922v2, whole genome shotgun sequence contains the following:
- the LOC118034029 gene encoding probable N-acetyltransferase HLS1; its protein translation is MSLRIAADNFPTLPVGEMENFVVVREYDEGRDKVAVEEMERRCEVGQRGKHSLVTDLMGDPICRVRHFPSHVMLVAECGEGGEIAGVIRACVNTVRTRESSGYVKLAYILGLRVSPSHRRLGIGTKLVQEIEEWCKQKGAEYSYMATDCSNEPSINLFTRKCLYTKFRTLTMLVQPVHAHYKPLGSDIAIIQLPPKLAGAIYCRVFADAEFFPKDIGTILSSKLNLGTFMAVPKKALPKWDPKTGILPSSFALMSVWNTKEVFKLQVKGVSKLTYACCTGTRLLDAWMPWLRLPSFPDVFRQFGVYFLYGLHMEGKNASRLMKALCAFAHNMARDDDGCGAVVAEVAQRDPVREVIPHWRRFSWAEDLWCIKKLADEKLDVDRRCGQSDWMKHGSSSPVIFVDPRDI